GAGTCGTAGGCCCCGCCCAGCACGTCCTGCTTGCCGAAGTACACGTTGGCCCCGCTCTTGGAGTCGAAGGACGGGTACTGCGGTTTTTTCTTGCGGCCCGACTTGTTCTTGGGGTCGTTCAGATACAGGCGGCCCGTCGAGACTTTGCCTTTGTTGGTGAGGGCAAAGTCGGCCCGCTTGCCGGTGGGCTTGCCCTTGGCATCCTTGGCTTCGCTGCGAATGACGATGGAGTCAATCTTGGCCATGTCGACGTAGAAACCGTCGTAGTCGAACTTAAACTCGCGCCCCTTGAAGCGCATGGCCGAGGCCACCACCGTGCCGCTGAAATCGATGTTGCGGTTTTTCTTGATGCGGATGATGGAGCTGTCCGGCTTCACAAACACCGTGGCCGAGTCGTCGGAAAAGTTGAACCGGTCCACGCCGCGCACCAGCAGCTCGTTGGTGTTCAGGTTGAGCGTGGCGTTGCGGCCCGAGCCCGACAAGGACTTGATGGCGATGTGGTCGTAGTCCTTCTTGTCGCGGGCCGAAGCCACGTAGTGGAAGCCCTTGGGCAGAATGGTCACCTCGCCGGTTTGGGGGTTCCAGCTCACGTAGCCGTCGCGGGTGAGGCCCGACGCGGCGCTCCGCATGTTGCCTTCCGAGGTTTGGAGGTCGCGAGCCAGGTCGCTCACGTTGATGGTTTTGGCGTTGCCGTGGGCCTGGCTGTAGCCCACCAGCATCTGCAGCGGGTGCAGCCGGTTGATGCTTTTGAGCTGCTGGTAGCGGTTGTTGGTAAAGAATTCCTTGCTCTCAAAATCGGCCGACTGCTGGTTTTTCGACGACAGCACCTCAAAGTCGACCGTGGGCTGGCGCAGGTTCCAGGTCAGGGCCTGCGTCCGGATTTCCATCTGGTGGTAGGAGTCGCTGTAGGGCGTGTTTTTATACAGGCCTTCCTCGCGCGAGAGCTTCAGCTGCTGCTTGCCCTTGTTGTACTTGAGCTGGGCGCCGGGGTGCGTCACCGAGTCTTTGGCGCCCTGGTAGATGGTGATGGCGGCGCGGCTGGCCGTAATCAGCGAGTCGCCCAGCACATAGGCCCGCGACGCGGCTTTAAACTTGGGCTTGCCGTCGAGGCTCACCGTGAGGTTGGACAGCGAGCCGTCGAGGGCCGCGCTGAGGACCCGGCCGCCCGCCATCGACAGGCCACCGCGGTAGGTGATGTTGTCGCCCAGGCTTTTGATGCGGGCGTCGTTGGTGAGGGAGATGAAGCGCGGGTAGCCGTTGTCGGTCACGCCGGGCTTGCGGCGCACGGCTTTGTAGCTGAGGGCGCCTTTCACGGGGGCTTCCAGCAGGGCCGGGTAGGTCAGGGTCACGGGCTGGGCCGTGAACTCCGGCTTGGTCATGTCGAAGTCGAACCCCGCCAGGTCGGCCGTCACCAGGTTGGTCTTGATGGACCATACAAACTGCCCACCGGTGGCAATGAAGCGGTTGGAATTGGGCACGGCCGTGCCGCTCACCTTCTTGATAAACACCGAATCACCGGCCGAAGCAATGAACAGGTCGGCATCCTTAATCACCATGACCGCCCCGCGCGCCGGCGGAGCCAGGTACTCCTCATATGGCGCGGCCGAGGGCGTGAAGCCGGTAGTGGGCGTCTCAAAATCGGCAGCTTTGGCCGCCACTTCCGAGGCCGAAGGCGTCTTGGCTGCCGCCGGGCTGGCTTTAGCGGCTGGCGCGGCTTTGGCCACGGGCTTTTTGGCGGGCGCCTTCTTTTTCACGGGCGCACCCCAGCCGTCGTCGGCGTCGCCCCAGCCCCCGCCCGAGGGCGACGACCACAAATCGGCGGTGTCCCAGCCGCTGCTGCTGGCTTTTTTCTTGGGGGCCGGCTTAGGCGCGGCTTTGGCCACGGGCTTGGCGGCCGGCTTTTTGGCGGCCGGTTTGGGCGCAGCGGGCAGGGGCTCTTCTTTCGGAGCCGGCGCAGCCGTTCCGAAATCGAGGTTGGAAACCGGCGCGGCAATGGGCGAATAGGCAAACGACACCGTGCCGCCCACGGCGCGCAGGGTGTTGTAGCCCGTTTTGTAGAGGTAGCCGCCGTTGAGGAAGCGGTTGGTGGACGTGATGAACTTCTCGGTTTCGGTGGGTGCCTCCTTGTCCAGGGTCTGGCCCAGCACGTCGAGGTACTGGTCCATTTGCGCGTCGCTGAGCTTGGCCTTGGTGGCGCCGCCCACAATGGCCCCAAACAGGCTCTCGAAGTGCGGCCGGGGCCGGAAGTGCTTGGCCAGCATGGTTTGCGACAGCGCCACGATGCGCGCCTGCTGCGACGAGGTGAGGCGGTTGCTGCCCCACAGCTCTTTGAGGCGCGCGGCACTGGCCATGGCCGCAGCATTCTTGGTGCTGGCCATCATGCTTTGCACGTCGGCGATGTACTGGAGCGGGTCGGTGGCCAGCTTGCCCACCTGGTAGCGCGGGGCCGCAGGCGGGGGCGTGCCCGGAGCCGCCGCTTTCGTCTGGGCCTGCGCCGCTGAGTAGCTGCCCAGCACCAGGCCCAGCCAGGCCGTTAGAATAATATATGGCTTCATAAAGTCTGTTTTCTGTGATAACGGCGTGTGGTGCAAGCCCGGGCCGGCCCGCAATGCCGGTCGCATCACGCCTCGCCCACTGATTTCGCGGCCGCCTCCTTCAACGACGCGGCCACCGCCCCACGGGCTGCTTTTTTGAACGCAAACACCTGGCACGAAGGATAGTGCCCGGCTTTGCACCCAAAAACCCGGTACAAGTTAGGCAGAATCAAAAAATCAATCTACCGCCCCCTGCCACTTAAGCACGATACCCGCTGACTATCAATTACATTACCAGCAAGGTGCGGTTGCACGCCCTTGCCATAGTTCACTTTTGAACAGATGCATGGGCCTGAACCAGGCCGTGGCTTTCTGAAGTGCGGCCGCCCGGACCCGGCAGCTGTTTGCCGCCACGCTTTACATTTGGCGCATGACCACTGCACCCATTCGCACCGCTTTGCTGGCCTACGGCATGTCGGGCAAGCTTTTCCAGGCTCCTTTCCTCACGGCGCACGCCGGCTTCGACCTCGTGGGCGTGGTGGAGCGCACCGAGCAGCGCATGCACCGCGACTACCCCGGCATCCGCAGCTACCCCAGCGTGGCCGAGCTGCTGGCCGACCCCAGCCTGGAGCTGGTGGTGGTGAACACGCCCAGCAACACCCACTTCGACCTGGCCAGCCAGGCCCTGCGCGCCGGCAAGCACGTGCTGCTCGAAAAGCCCGTGGCCACCTCCGTGGCCCAGTTGCAGGAGCTACTGGCGCTGGCCCGGCAGGCCGGCCGCCACCTGCTGGCCTACCACAACCGTCGCTGGGACACCGACTTCGGCGCCGTGCGCCGCGTGGTGGAAAGCGGGCAGCTGGGCCAGCTCATCGAAGCGCATTTCCGCTTCGACCGCTACAAGCCCGCCCTCAACGCCAAGAAATTCAAAGAAGAAGCGCTGCCCGGCAGCGGCCTGCTCTATGACCTGGGCCCGCACCTCATCGACCAGGCCATCAGCCTGTTTGGCCAGCCGCTGAGCTTCCACAAAACCGCGGGCCACTACCGCACCGACACGCAGGTCGACGACTACTTCTCGCTGCACCTGCGCTACCCGCAGGGCCTGAATGTGTGGCTGACCTCCGGCCTGCTCATCGCCGACCCGGTGCCGGCCTACGTGCTACACGGCACCCAAGGCAGCTACCAGAAAGGCCGCACCGACCCGCAGGAACCTCAGCTACTGCAAGGCATGTCGCCGCTGGCGCCCGAATACGGCCGCGAAAAACCCGGCGAAGAAGGCCGCCTGACCGTGGCCGGCCCCGATGGCGCGCTCACGACCCAACCCGACGCCGCCGCGCCCGGCAACTACCTCGGTCTGTTCGACGCCGTGCAGCAAGCCATTCGGCACAACGCCCCCTACCCTATTCGGGAGGACCAGCTGCTGTGGCAAAACGAGCTGCTGGAGGCACCCGCCGCCTGGGATTTCCGGAAATAGCGGCTCCTGCCCTACTGCGCGGCCACGGCCTGCAGCTCCTGCACCAAATCGGCGGAACCCACAAACAGGGGCGCGCGCTGGTGCAGGTCGGAAGTGGGGTGCACGTCGAGCACCACGTCGGCGCCGGTCACGGCCATGCCGCCTGCCTGCTCAATGATGAAAGCCAGCGGGTAGCCCTCGTAGAGCAGGCGCAGCTTGCCGGCCGGCTTCTCCACGGTGGGCGGGTAGAGGTAAATGCCGCCCGTGAACAGGTTGCGGTGGTAGTCGGCCACCAGCGAGCCCACGTAGCGGGCCGTGAGGCGGCGCTCCTTGCAAGTGGTGAGGAAGGTGCGCACAAACTCCGGGTAGTCGAACCAGTTGCCCTCGTTGCAGCTGAACACCGGCCCTTGGCGCGGAATCTTGATGTCGGGGTGCGAGAGGAAGAATTCGCCCAGCGAGTTTTCGTAGGTGAAGCCCGCCACGCCGTGCCCGGTGGTGTACACCAGCATGGTGCTGGAACCATACAGGATGTAGCCCGCGGCCACCTGCGCCCGGCCGCCCTGCAGAAAATCCTCCTTGCGGGCCGGGCCGCCAATGCGCGACACGCGGCGGTAGATGCTGAAAATGGTGCCGATGCTCACGTTCACGTCGATGTTCGAGGAGCCGTCGAGCGGGTCGATGGCCACCACGTACTTGCCGTGCCGGTTGCCGGTTTCGATGATGTGCTCGTCTTCTTCCGAAAGCACGGCGCAGGCCTCGCCGCCGTTGGTGAGGGCCCGAATGAAGCGGATATTGGCTTCCATGTCGAGCTTTTGCTGGTGCTCGCCCTGCACGTTTTTCTCGCCCATGGCCCCGGTGATGCGCGACAGGCCGGCGCGGTTGATTTCGCGATTCACGATTTTGCCGGCCAGCGCAATGTCGCGCAGCAGCTGGCTTAGTTCGCCGGTGGCGTAGGCAAATTCGGCTTCTTTGCGCTTGATGTAGCGCTCCAGGGTGGTGCCAACGGGCGTGGCAAGCGTGTTTTCGGTGGCTTGGGCTTGGGACATGGGTTTTAAACTGTCGGATATACGGCGCAAAAGCCGCGTCATGCAGAGCGCAGCGAAGCATCTCGCGCGCAGTGGTAACTCAATCGATTGGATTACTCCAGCACGCGAGATGCTTCGCTGCGCTCTGCATGACCGGTTAGCTGGCTTGTTTCTGGGCCTGCCACAGCACCACCTGCCAGCCTTTTTTCTTGTCCTTGATTTGCACCACCACGTATTTGATGCGTGCCACGCTGGTGCTGCCGTCGGCCTGCGGCGGCGAGGTGATGCGAATGGTGCCGTTCACCACGGCCGTCCGGCCGTCGTTGTAAGGCCGCACGTTCAGCGCATCGATATCAATTTTGCCGTATTGGCTTTTGCCGTCTTTGATGCTCTGAATGTATTCGGCCTTGGTGTTTTGCACGCCGCTGCCGTGGGTATACACCAAGTCGTCGGCAAAGGCCTTTTCCAAAAAGGCATAATCCTTCTTCACCTGCGCCGCAAAGCGCTGACGTTCCAGAGCTTCGATTTCCGTTACCACAGCTGCGGCTTTGGGGCCGGGCGCCTGGGCAAGGGCAAGCAAGGGCAAGGCCAGCAGGATTGCCAGCAACAAAGGGAGCTTTTTCATGTCCGAAATGGGGTTGTTATTCGTCGTCGAGCTTGATGGGCTCCATGCGCGGCACCAGCGTAAACATCAGCACCCAAGCCAGCAGGTAGGCCGCGCCGCAGATGAAGAACATGATGTAATACGCCTTGTCAATCTGCCCGATGCTCTCGAAATGCACGAACATGCGCTTCTGCACCAGCGCCGTGAGGGCAATGCCGCCCAGGCCGCCGGCCATGCCGCCAATGCCCGTGACGGAGCCCACGGCCCGCTTCGGGAACATGTCCGACACGGTGGTGAAGATGTTGGCGCTCCACGCCTGGTGGGCCGCCGCCGCAATGCCAATCACCAGCACCGCCAGCCACATGTTCAGCCCGCCCAGCCACTGCGCAAACACGATGGGAAACACGCAGAAGGCAATGACCAGCATGGCCGTCTTGCGGGCCTTGAACGCGGGCATGCCGCGCTTCATAAAGCTCAGCGGCAGGTAGCCGCCGCCCACGCTGCCAATGCTCGACAGCACGTACACCGCCGCTACCGGCAGGGCAATATCGGTGCCTTTCAGACCGTATTGCTTGCCCAGAAAATCCGGCAACCAGAACAGGTAGAACCACCAGATGGGGTCCGTGAGGAACTTGCCAATGACGAAGGCCCAGGTTTGACGGAAGCCCAGCAGGATGGCCCACGACGCCTTGGGCTTTTCTTCGGTCACGCCCTCGGCAGGCAGTCCCGCGGGAATGTCAGCGTTGATGTAGTCAAACTCTGCTTTCGACAAGCGCGCGTGCTTGGCGGGCGTTTCGTAGAAATACATCCACAGCACCAGCCACACAAACCCCAGCGCGCCCGTGATGATGAAGGCCCACTTCCAACCAATGGTTTCGGCAATGAGCGGCACGGTGAGCGGCGCCACAATGGCGCCCACGTTAGAGCCCGAGTTGAAAATGCCCGTGGCCAGGGCCCGCTCCCGCTGCGGAAACCACTCGGCCGTGGTCTTGATGGCGGCCGGGAAGTTGCCGGCCTCCGTGATGCCCAAAAAGCCGCGCGCAATGCCGAAGCCAAACGTGCTGCTCACCAGCGCGTGGCCCATGGCGGCCACGCTCCACAGGGCCGTAGACAGGGCGTAGCCCAGCTTCGTGCCCAGCTTGTCAATGATGCGGCCGGCGCCCACCATGCCCACGGCATAGGCCAGCTTGAAGGCAATTTCGATGTTGGCGTAGTCGCCCGCGTTCCAGTGAAACTCGGTTTCGAGATAGGGCTTCAGCAGCGAGATAACGGCCCGGTCGAGGTAGTTGATGGTGGTGGCGAAAAACACCAGGCCGCAAATGGTCCAGCGAAATTTGCCCATCACGGCGTTGGCCGTGGCCAGTGGAGATTCAGGCGGCGCCTGAGCGGAAGTTGGATTCATCGAGTTCGGGAATTTGAAACCAGGGCACTACTCGGAAACTACCCACAAGCGCGCTCAACGCGCCCGCGGAAACTATTTTTTTAGGCCGTCGACCACCTGCATCAGCTGGCCGATGCTGGCGGATAGCGCGGCCGTATCGTCGGCATTTTTGAAGAGTTGCGAGCCCATGCCCACGGCATTCACCCCGGCGCCAAACCAGGCGCTGAGACTGGCTTCGGTAGGCTCCACGCCGCCCGTCACCATGAGCTTGATGTGGGGCATGGGGCCGCGCAGGGCCTTCACGTAGTCGGGCCCCACCACGTTGCCGGGGAAAATTTTCACCACGGCCGCGCCGAACAGGCTGGCGTGGTAAATTTCGGTGGGCGTCATGGCGCCGGGCAACCACGGAATGTTGCGGGTGCGACACACATCGGCCACTTCGGCCGTGGCACAGGGCTGCACCACAAATTCGGCGCCCGCTACAATAAATTTTGCGGCTTCCTCAGCCGTGTAAATCGTGCCAATGCCCAGAATCATCTCCGGGCACTGCTCGGCTACGAAAGCCTGCAGCTGCTCAAACACCTCCAGCGCCTTCTCGCCCCGGTTCACGAACTCAAACACGCGGATGCCGCCGACGTAGCAGGCCTGCAGAATGCGCTGGGCATAGGCCACGTCGGCGTGGTAGAATACGGGCACCACCGGGTAGCGGAGCAGCGTGGCAAGGGTTTCGTCGGCAGAGTGTCGGGGCATGTTTTTAAATCAGAGCGGTAAAAGGAACGTCATGCTGAGCGCAGCCGAAGCATCTCTACCGCGCAAGTAATGTAATTAGTATTGAGGTAGAGATGCTTCGACTGCGCTCAGCATGACGTTCTACTGTTCGTTGTTGATAACCTAGCGCAGCAACCGGCCGCTGGTGTTGCCTTTCATGATTTCTTCCACTTCGGCTACTGTCACCAGGTTCACGTCGCCGTGCACGGTGTGCTTCAGGGCCGAAGCCGCTACGCCGAAGGTAAGCGCCTGCTGGGGGTTGGTGTAGGCCAGCGAGCCGTAGATGAAGCCGGCCATGAAGGCATCGCCCCCGCCAATGCGGTCCACGATGGGGTTGATGTCGTAAGTGACGGTTTCGAGGAACTGCTGGCCGTCGTAGTAAATGCCTTTCAGGCCGTTGTGCGAGGCGCTGTGCGTTTTGCGACGCGTGGTGATGACCTGCTTGATTTGCGGAAACCGCGCCATCACCTGCCGGGCCACCGACACGAACTTATTATCGGTGCCGGGCTCGGGCACGATGCCGAACAGGTCTGCCGCGTCGTTTTCCGAACACACCACCACGTCGCAGCCCTGCACCAATTCCGACATCACGGCCTGAGCCGTTTGGCCGTACTGCCACAGGTTGCGGCGGTAGTTCACGTCGGCCGACACGGTGATGCCCAGGCGGCGCGCGGCGGCAATGGCCTGGCGCGTGGCCTCGGCCGTGCTGGCCGAAATGGCGGGCGTGATGCCCGTCCAGTGCAGCCAGCCGGCATCTTTCAGGATTTCATCCCAGTTGAAGGCGGCCGGGTCGAGGTGGGCGAAGGCGGAGTTGGCGCGGTCGTATACCACCTTGCTCGGGCGCATCCCTGCCCCCACTTCCAGAAAATACAGCCCGAGGCGGTCGCCCTGGTACACGGTGGCGTCCATGTTCACGCCCAGGGCGCGAAACTGCTGAGCGGCGGCGTGGCCCAGGTCGTTGGCCGGGAAGCAGGTGACGTGGGCGGCCGGCACCCCAAAGCCAGCGAGCGAAGCGCCCACATTGGCGTCACCGCCGCCGTAGACAATTTCGAGGCTTTGCGTTTGGGCGAACCGGTAGTTCAGCGGCGGCGACAGCCGCATCATGATTTCGCCGAACGTGACAACTTGCTTCATGCTTGGGGGACTTTGGGTATTCAGAACGTCATGCAGAGCGCAGCGAAGCATCTCGCGTGCAGCAACAAATCAATTACTGTTAGTCGTCATTAATTAGTAGTAGCACGCGAGATGCTTCGCTGCGCTCTGCATGACGTTCTGGCTACGCCGTTACGGCCGCGGCTTCCACCACTTTGCCAAAGCCAAAGTACTCACTGGCGTTACCATAGCAGATGTTTTGCACCGTGCGGCCCAGCAGGTCCATATCGGCCGGCAACTCGCCGTTTTCCACGTCGTTGCCCAGCAGGTTGCAGAGCACGCGGCGGAAGTACTCGTGGCGCGGGTACGAGAGGAAGCTGCGCGAGTCGGTGAGCATGCCCACGAAACGACTCAGCAACCCCATGTTGCTCAAGGCGTTGATTTGCTTCTCCATGCCGTCCTTCTGGTCGAGGAACCACCAGCCGGAGCCGAACTGAATTTTGCCCGCCACCGAGCCGTCGTTGAAGTTGCCAATCATTGTGGCAATGAGCTCGTTGTCGGCCGGGTTGAGGTTGTAGATGATGGTTTTCGCCAGCTTGTCCTGCCCGTCGAGGCAGTCGAGGAAGGTGGAGAGGGCGCGGCCCTGCGGGAAGTCGCCGATGCTGTCCCAGCCCGTGTCGGGGCCCAGCTCGCGGAGCATGCGCGAGTTGTTGTTGCGCAGCGCGCCGATGTGGTACTGCTGCGTCCAGCCTTTCTCCCAGTCCATCACGGCCAGCAGCACCAGCATGGCCGATTTGAATTTGAGCACTTCATCGGCAGCCAGCTCGGCACCGCCGCGCACTTTCGAGAAGATGGCATCGATTTCCGACTGGGTGTAGTCGGCGGCATAAATCTGCTCCAGGCCGTGGTCCGACAGGCGGCAGCCCACGCTGGCGAAGAAGTCGTGACGCAGGCGCAAGGCCTTTTCCAGGTCGGCAAACGTGCGGATATCAACCTCAGCCGCGGTGCCCAGCTTGTCGAGATACTGGTTGTAGCCGCTGGCCGATTCCGGCGCCATGGCCTTGTCGGCGCGGAAGGTGGGCAGCACGCGCACCGCGAAGCCCGAAGCGGCCAGCGCCTGATGATGCTCCAGCGAGTCGGCGGGGTCGTCGGTGGTGCAGAGGGTTTCCACGTGCATCATGCGCAGCAGGCCCTGCACCGAAAATTCGGGAGTTTGCAGCTTGGCGTTGCACTCGTCGTAGATGCGGCGGGCGCTGTCCTTATTCAGCAGCTCCGTGATGCCAAAGTAGCGGCGCAACTCTAGGTGCGTCCAGTGGTAGAGCGGGTTGCGCAGGGTGTAGGGCACGGTTTCGGCCCACTTCTCAAACTTCTCCCAGTCCGACGCGTCGCCGGTGATGTAGCGCTCGGGAATGCCGTTGGCCCGCATGGCGCGCCACTTGTAGTGGTCGCCGTAGAGCCAGATTTGGGTGATGTTCTCGAACTGCTTGTCCTCGGCTATCTGGTCGGGCAGCAGGTGGTTGTGATAGTCGATGATGGGCATCTGCTTGGCATACTCGTGGTAGAGCGTGCTGGCCGTGGCCGTTTGCAGCAGGAAATCGTCGGAAAGAAAGGGCTTCATAAGCAGCGTAGGATAGGATGGGTGGGAACCCTGGAAGGTGCGAATGCTCAGAAAATCGAAGGTAGGCCGGAGCCGCGCCCGCAACCATCATGCAGCCTCCTGATTTGGGTATTTATTAGCGAAAACGGTTGCGTAAATAATTTGTGTAGTCGGTAGGGGAACAGACCGTCATGCTGAGCGCAGCCGAAGCATCTCTCCCGCTTCGTTGCAGCGAAGGGATTACTCTCTTGGTAGAGATGCTTCGGCTGCGCTCAGCATGACGGTCTTTTTGCTTTTGTTCTTACAAGCTCACCCCGCGCTTCCACGGAATGAAGTCGGTTTGGTCGTGGCGCACGGCGGCCACTTCTTCGCCGCTGGCCACGCGGATGACGTAGTCGAGAATGCGCTCGCCGGCCTGCTCGATGGTTTCTTCGCCGTCAATCACCGTTCCGGTGTTCACGTCGATGATGTCGGGCATGCGCTTGGCGAGGGCCGTGTTGCTGGCCACCTTGATGACCGGCGCAATGGGGTTGCCGGTGGGCGTGCCCAGGCCGGTGGTGAACAGCACGATGTTGGCCCCCGAGCCCACTTCGGCGGTGGTCGATTCCACGTCGTTGCCGGGGGTGCAGAGCAGGTTCAGACCGGGCTTGGTGACGGGCTCCGGGTAGTCGAGCACGGCCACTACGGGCGAGGAACCGCCCTTGCGGGCCGCGCCGGCCGATTTCATGGCGTCCGTAATAAGGCCGTCGCGGATGTTGCCCGGCGAGGGGTTCATGTCGAAGCCCGAGCCCACGGCTACGGCGCTGTCGCCGTAGGCCTTCATCAGGCTGCTGAACCGCTCGGCCACGGCGGGCTCCACGCTGCGGTCCACCAGTTCCTGCTCCACGCCGCACAATTCCGGGAATTCGGCCAGAATGACCGAACCGCCCAGCGCCACCAGCATGTCGGACACGTGGCCCAGGGCCGGATTGGCCGAGATGCCGGAGAAGCCGTCGGAGCCGCCGCATTCCAAGCCGATGT
This DNA window, taken from Hymenobacter sp. 5317J-9, encodes the following:
- a CDS encoding Gfo/Idh/MocA family oxidoreductase, coding for MTTAPIRTALLAYGMSGKLFQAPFLTAHAGFDLVGVVERTEQRMHRDYPGIRSYPSVAELLADPSLELVVVNTPSNTHFDLASQALRAGKHVLLEKPVATSVAQLQELLALARQAGRHLLAYHNRRWDTDFGAVRRVVESGQLGQLIEAHFRFDRYKPALNAKKFKEEALPGSGLLYDLGPHLIDQAISLFGQPLSFHKTAGHYRTDTQVDDYFSLHLRYPQGLNVWLTSGLLIADPVPAYVLHGTQGSYQKGRTDPQEPQLLQGMSPLAPEYGREKPGEEGRLTVAGPDGALTTQPDAAAPGNYLGLFDAVQQAIRHNAPYPIREDQLLWQNELLEAPAAWDFRK
- the fbp gene encoding class 1 fructose-bisphosphatase; translation: MSQAQATENTLATPVGTTLERYIKRKEAEFAYATGELSQLLRDIALAGKIVNREINRAGLSRITGAMGEKNVQGEHQQKLDMEANIRFIRALTNGGEACAVLSEEDEHIIETGNRHGKYVVAIDPLDGSSNIDVNVSIGTIFSIYRRVSRIGGPARKEDFLQGGRAQVAAGYILYGSSTMLVYTTGHGVAGFTYENSLGEFFLSHPDIKIPRQGPVFSCNEGNWFDYPEFVRTFLTTCKERRLTARYVGSLVADYHRNLFTGGIYLYPPTVEKPAGKLRLLYEGYPLAFIIEQAGGMAVTGADVVLDVHPTSDLHQRAPLFVGSADLVQELQAVAAQ
- a CDS encoding nuclear transport factor 2 family protein gives rise to the protein MKKLPLLLAILLALPLLALAQAPGPKAAAVVTEIEALERQRFAAQVKKDYAFLEKAFADDLVYTHGSGVQNTKAEYIQSIKDGKSQYGKIDIDALNVRPYNDGRTAVVNGTIRITSPPQADGSTSVARIKYVVVQIKDKKKGWQVVLWQAQKQAS
- a CDS encoding MFS transporter, coding for MNPTSAQAPPESPLATANAVMGKFRWTICGLVFFATTINYLDRAVISLLKPYLETEFHWNAGDYANIEIAFKLAYAVGMVGAGRIIDKLGTKLGYALSTALWSVAAMGHALVSSTFGFGIARGFLGITEAGNFPAAIKTTAEWFPQRERALATGIFNSGSNVGAIVAPLTVPLIAETIGWKWAFIITGALGFVWLVLWMYFYETPAKHARLSKAEFDYINADIPAGLPAEGVTEEKPKASWAILLGFRQTWAFVIGKFLTDPIWWFYLFWLPDFLGKQYGLKGTDIALPVAAVYVLSSIGSVGGGYLPLSFMKRGMPAFKARKTAMLVIAFCVFPIVFAQWLGGLNMWLAVLVIGIAAAAHQAWSANIFTTVSDMFPKRAVGSVTGIGGMAGGLGGIALTALVQKRMFVHFESIGQIDKAYYIMFFICGAAYLLAWVLMFTLVPRMEPIKLDDE
- a CDS encoding bifunctional 4-hydroxy-2-oxoglutarate aldolase/2-dehydro-3-deoxy-phosphogluconate aldolase is translated as MPRHSADETLATLLRYPVVPVFYHADVAYAQRILQACYVGGIRVFEFVNRGEKALEVFEQLQAFVAEQCPEMILGIGTIYTAEEAAKFIVAGAEFVVQPCATAEVADVCRTRNIPWLPGAMTPTEIYHASLFGAAVVKIFPGNVVGPDYVKALRGPMPHIKLMVTGGVEPTEASLSAWFGAGVNAVGMGSQLFKNADDTAALSASIGQLMQVVDGLKK
- a CDS encoding sugar kinase; the encoded protein is MKQVVTFGEIMMRLSPPLNYRFAQTQSLEIVYGGGDANVGASLAGFGVPAAHVTCFPANDLGHAAAQQFRALGVNMDATVYQGDRLGLYFLEVGAGMRPSKVVYDRANSAFAHLDPAAFNWDEILKDAGWLHWTGITPAISASTAEATRQAIAAARRLGITVSADVNYRRNLWQYGQTAQAVMSELVQGCDVVVCSENDAADLFGIVPEPGTDNKFVSVARQVMARFPQIKQVITTRRKTHSASHNGLKGIYYDGQQFLETVTYDINPIVDRIGGGDAFMAGFIYGSLAYTNPQQALTFGVAASALKHTVHGDVNLVTVAEVEEIMKGNTSGRLLR
- the uxaC gene encoding glucuronate isomerase; amino-acid sequence: MKPFLSDDFLLQTATASTLYHEYAKQMPIIDYHNHLLPDQIAEDKQFENITQIWLYGDHYKWRAMRANGIPERYITGDASDWEKFEKWAETVPYTLRNPLYHWTHLELRRYFGITELLNKDSARRIYDECNAKLQTPEFSVQGLLRMMHVETLCTTDDPADSLEHHQALAASGFAVRVLPTFRADKAMAPESASGYNQYLDKLGTAAEVDIRTFADLEKALRLRHDFFASVGCRLSDHGLEQIYAADYTQSEIDAIFSKVRGGAELAADEVLKFKSAMLVLLAVMDWEKGWTQQYHIGALRNNNSRMLRELGPDTGWDSIGDFPQGRALSTFLDCLDGQDKLAKTIIYNLNPADNELIATMIGNFNDGSVAGKIQFGSGWWFLDQKDGMEKQINALSNMGLLSRFVGMLTDSRSFLSYPRHEYFRRVLCNLLGNDVENGELPADMDLLGRTVQNICYGNASEYFGFGKVVEAAAVTA